TTTAATGGACGCGATAATTGCTTTGGCAGGTGTGCGATGATGTCATCTACCACACCAGAGCTGCTTCATGCAGGAAGCCGACAGAAGACCTCCAACATGTCTACTGCTCCATCACTGAGGAACACAAAGTTGTGAGCTGCTGTTTCCTCACTGTATGCAGATCAGAACCCTCTGGCAATATGAAGATAATCCACttaaccagtgtgtgtgtgtgtgtcaagataCCAACTTGCCCTGCTTTCTTTCAACTGTATTTGCAGAGCCCAAGGTATCAGATAGCACAGTGCATGTTGAACAACTGCCCCTGCATATGGAAAGAAGACAACCACTCTGACAGAACAAGAGATCTGCAAAACGGTGTTCCCATTTTTTGCAGCCTTATCCCCTTCTCTAATTATAATTCTATGTGACACTTTATCAGGATGTGTTGAATTTATGATAAACCTTCTGACTGGAGCTTGTTGAATTTAGACTGTGATCATTGCTGTCATTTACCTGTAGGTATTAAAAGGTACAGATTTAAAGCAACTCTTTATAAAACCCatatttaatttgctttttgttgGCACTTTAGGGCACCTCCCAGGATGTATCCATTGGAGATAGCTAAGAGCTGCATGGAGCTAATCAGCTAAGTGATGAGCGTGGTGGCAAAGACTATAGCTGCTCCAGTTCTTATTTAAAGCACTGAAGGAATCCTGCAATCAAGAGCACACGCATTAGTTTGaaccacaaaagaaaagaattatACGCAGTCACACAACCCCGGGATCAAAATAGATGTCTGACTTATGCAGTAGTCGCTTGTTCCAGTTTAGGTAAAGGATAAAGCCTGGAGACAAGGGAACTCGTTGTGATCGAGAGTAAGCTATAGCGTGCCCCAGTGAGGTCAAATGATAGCATCTAGTTTGCGATCTGTTCCTATATCAGATGACATCATGTCCCTGTGTGTCTTCGGTGGAGACAGACTTATTATTGATCTCTTCTGCCTTGTCATCCCTCTGTCTGAGTGATGCTATATCTGTCCATGTAGATACAACTGGCGTGAAATCCCCctacatttattaaatgtgCCCGTATTTAATTAATCTATGAAAATGAattgcactaaaaaaaaaagactataaaTCCTCCAGGACTCATTCATCAGTTTCTTCCCCCAGTCATACTATTTTAATGATCTAACCCATTCATAACAACATTAGGATAGTGGCCATAATTCTCATACAATTGTCTCCCCCCACTTGGCCCATTCTCTATGACTGACACGAGACCATTCAATTTCACTGCTGGGCTAGTGTAAGTCTCGGCCAATCACATTAGTTCCAGACCAACAGAGCCCGGAGGAGAACTAAAACATAATTTACTGCATTTTTATATTAGTAGCAGCCACAATGGAAGCATGACAGAAGatgagaaaatgtaatttttcctgtttgtggtaACTGAATCAAGACACTTCCTGACAAATATTCTATTGAGCTTGATGAGAGTCTTGctgatctatctatctatctatctatctatctatctatctatctatctatctacctatctacctATCTTGCAGGTTATTTGTTGTGCTGTCAGTGCAAATTATTTAAAGCACCTCCTGTAATTACTGCAGGAGATAATCACTCATACACCTGAAATATTAAtaaacacagaggcaggaagCATGATCAATATTAATCTtggctcacacacaaacacatgtgaacacacacacatgtgctgcATAAACTCCCATTAATAATTAAGATCGGTTCAAGCTCCGAACATGTCAGCCTGAATACAAATGCCATGGATTTTGTGAACAAATCACTGAGCTCTGAAATTAGTTATCTGATGTCAATCTTGTTCAGCATGTATGTATGTGGAAAATCCTCCACAACAGATTTAAGTCATGTAATTCCTTAGCTTTGGTGAGCTAAACAAGCATATTTAAATCTCTggcccccctccacccccccccccaaaaaaaaaaaaaaaaaacacagagagggccaGTGATGTCCACAGAGAAGTGTCTTGCTCACTGCAAAGTGGCTGAGACCACATTGGCTCAGAATGGTGacaacagtgacagtaaaaagTTGTGACAGTAGAATAGTTTTCCTGTGCGAGCTGGggtgacaggaaaaaaatctgCGGTGACAGCAAGGAAATTTAAGCCTGTCAGCTATGACAGTAAAAGCACTTGTAAAGTAACGCCCCgtatgctaatgctaacataTGCAGAGGCAGTGCAAAATGGAGTCAAGGGACACCAACTGTCTGAAACGTGAGACGATCTTAAATCTCACAGTATCTGCTTTAGTGAGCTAGTTTCTGCAGAAATCTGCAGCCCTCGTCACTCACACTTCCTTTTTCATATTCTTCTCCCTGCCCTGTCCATCATCTCTTGCACTCTTCTCCCACCCTGCTATTTCTACTGCTGCCTCTCACCCAAGTAGGGTGCATGGCCTATCGCCATAGTAACAGACAGCCATGACAGGTGGAGATAGCAGGTAGTGTGGCGATGCATGACTCCCCCTGGGACTGCAGAATGCCAACACTATAGAATGAGAATGAGCAGAACACGTCCTCTTATACAAAATCACCCCATGTACTGGGTGTCCATTCAATTCATTGAAGCTTATCTTCTGAGGGGTCTGTGCCTCATCTGTATTCTACACATGCAGCAAAGCCACACTGCCATTGTTTCAGTGTGCAagtggacagaggagaaaggggagTTCAATGGATTTaagcatgttgtgtgtttctatttCATCGCTCTCTATGGCCAGATCTCAACCAGCCTGAACCAGGGAAAGCCAAGCCAATCTGTTTCATGTCAATGAGGCACTGGATTCTACGCTAACAAGATCCTACAAATCCTCTGCAGCGGAAGGCAGCAAAACTGTTCTCTCTACAATGtgtaactgaactgaactgtctcgAAGCTGGGAAATGATCACAGGCTgatcactgtctctctcacacacacaaccttttaGGAACTCATTTACAtgcactgcaacacacacaaatcattttgCTTACACATTTGTATATAATATATGCACTCACACCATGTTCAGCATCGCACCCCCATGGCTGCAATAGTCTGTCAGGGATTTGTCCCACACTTgaccactgcagcagctgaacacgTGGAGGAGTTAGACAAAAGCTAGAGTTTTCTGAGTTTGATGCAAAAGACAGACATTTCTTTTGTACAGAAAGCAGCTTCTGATCATCACTAAGAACTTATCAGAGGATTTCAAACTGGTAGACGGTAGTAAAAGGGGAGGAGCAAACAAGCACCATCTCTTTTTAACGTGATGACAGCTCACTTCTTGCTTTAGTGGCTGCATGGGCATTTGGCACGAGGAGAGAGTGATGAGAGAAAGgcacagcagaggaagaaagaaacaaagacagccTGTAGACAGCGCAGGCAATACTATACCCCTCCGAGACTCACCATGAGCAAACACACGGCTGATTCGGGGATGAGTTGGACAGCCATGATGGGATCCTCTTATAAATTCTTGCAAAGCAGGAACGTCGCCAGTTTCCTGGATGGAATCTCTTCGttatcctcttcctctgtcctcttatTCTGAGTCTTCAGTCAGGAAGCAGGCTCACCCCTGCCCAGTAGAAGTCCTTGGACTTGGTCCTCCCACTGTATGTCCTTAACCACCTCCCTCTGCTtttcagtcagtgctgcagaCAGCCTCTGGTCTCTAATTGTAATGCCACAGTCTCTGGAGAGCCCGAGACTCCCCAGTCTCTCCAGACTGAGTGAAAATCagtcttccttccttccagttCTTTGATCTCAGAGCACAGCAGACACCCCCACTCCTCCTTGCACTTTTAAAACACTCCCTGCAGACCCCACACCCACCTCCCCCAGACCCCTGTGACTCGAGTGCCTCTCGCTAAATGCTCTCCTCCCTCAGTTGCTGCCTTCTGCCTCCCAACACAAAGCACATCCAGGCATGCACGTGGGTCTATCTCCTTTCGCCGGAGGCTGTTCAGACGCTGCTTCCAAGGCTGCAACCTGCATCCGTGATGCTCCCCAGCCTGAAGCACTCCTCCACTGTGGTGAGAAAGACAGACGCTCACCTCACCTCTCCACTCAGAGATCCAGCGCAGAGAGCTCTCCTTTACACCAATCCCCCGTCTCATATATCATCAGCGTGAGACAAGGGCAGAGTGAGAAGCAAATAAAGGAGAGTATTATAAATGGTTTCAGAaggacagaggatgaagcaaaggaaaccaggaggagagagatgtaGTGTAGAGAGCAGCCCCTGGTAAGAGAGGTCCACACTGTGCTGAGCGTAAATGAAGGTGggtggagaagagggaggggtgagAGCAATAGaaatgcagagagggagagcagaccGCGCCTATCGATGCCGGCTGGAAAAGCAAGGCAGCATGGGATATGAGTAAATACACCTCAGCTCGCTTAATGAAAGGGGTGTCCATGTGTGCACATTGTGCACATTCGATTTAGATCCATGGAAGCTTTCCTATCCACAGGCACCTGTGCTTCAGACAGTGATTTTTCCAGATCAGGGTTTGACATTAAtaatttagacagaaaacagtgtCAGCATGGCTTTTGTCTTGTCTGTGCATGAGGGAGAACGCagggcacagagacagagagataaagagaagtCATGAGAAAGAGATGCTTGAAGGAAGGTCAGAAATCATGCTATCATGAGACTGATGAATGCTATAGCTGGAAGAGAAGCAAGACTCGGattttaatattgttaaaatcATTGTGGGCCCTTGTGGGCAAAAGCTTAAGCACGTGCATGTTTACAtggatttttgtgtgtctgtgcatgtgcatgtaccTAAATCTTTAAATATagttaataatattaaaaaatgatCTATTATTTTTCTCAGAAGAATTTAAAGGCTAATGATTTATTGTAACTAGCTTCATGATAGGTATTTAATAGTATGTGGGTGGGTTGTTTGTCAAATGTCTCACTGTAACAATACTGTAACTTGTTGGCTTAGTAAGAGGTCACATGTTTATTCTTCATCCATCTTAATCTAcactgagataaaaaaaaaaaagaaaaaagaagaagaagaagaagaaaaaaaagtgccctTTGGAACCTTCTCTCACGCAGAAAAACGAAAGTGATGTCATGCCTCAGCATTTATAGCCACTATAAAATAGTGTTGTGATCAAAGGTTTAGAGCTGTTGCATGTTTTATAGGAATCCTTTTAAGGTCATTACTATTTTCTTTGCAGAGAACTGCAGTCAAACTTTGTTGGTGGAagtattttaattcagttttaccTCATTTACCATATCCATATCCATATAACAAATGACTTTGTTAtgccagcaggaagtgtgaccTACACTATTTTCACTACCTGTGGTTTATACTCTGCGCAGAACATTCCCAGCTCATGTCTTTCAGTTTAAACCCCGCCCTCAGGAAACTCGTCATGCTGCTGAGGGAGTGGGGACAGGAAACCAGACGTTGTGGCAACTTGTTCTGTCTCAGCTTTGGTATGTGGACAACACATAAAGAAGTATATGGTGAGTATAAGTcagatttttaataataaaatgagaaCAAGACACAAGAGAAGTGTGAAtggaaaatgtgtgttaatgtgtgttagTATTAGTGAAACTTGCTGTTGCTCTTATGTTGCAATAAAAGCAAGAACACTGTACAAGCAGTAATTGCAGTGTTTTAGTGGCTACTTATATAGAAACAAATGCATAAGTAGCCATTAAAccactttatttctgtttcattgctttttttttttccaatcagtTTTTTAGATTGATGTTGAGGATTTGAGGTTGCCGTTTCAGCAGGAGATGGCACTGATGAGCCACAAGACTGAGCGAGTTggaagtgaaagcttggagaaATGGGTGTCAGTTGGCTCTGGGGGATTTGGTCATGTCTACAAGGCCAGGCACAAGGACTGGGGGTTTGATGTGGCCATCAAGATACTTCAGGATAATGTTCGGTAAATTTATGAATGTCTGCAAATTTTCTGGACTTATTTTAAATGGTTATTTCACTCACATGTCCATAAATGTGAAATAGTAGTTCAAGCAGCTCTCTcacttttgctttctcttcacTCCTTCCCCAATAAGTTGTGATTCCAATGAAGAGGTTATTCATATGGATAAGGCTTCCTGCGAGTTTGTGCTGAGGGTTTATGGAATTTACGAGGGAATTCCACCATTGAAAGGATTCTCCATGCAAAAGGGAATAGTCATGGAGCTCATGAGCAGACGATCAGTTCAGGACCTGTTGCAGGGCCTGTCTGGGCCTCCACTGTGGCCTCTGAGCTTCCGCTTGGCTCATCAAGTGGCTCTAGGCATGAACTTCCTCCATTCAAGGAACCTAATCCACCATGACCTGAAACCGAGTAATGTGCTGCTGAACGATGACCTTAACGCCAAGGTAGAGAGCCATCAGCCTAAACTCACAGTACTCAAGTAAGCCTTATTTGATTGTTTATTTGATGTCATGTGTCTCTTTTTGCTCATTAGCTGGCAGACTTTGGCCTGTCCAGGGTTTCCACCAGTGTTTTgaagagtgaaaagaaagaaatggttGGAGGCACATACAAGTACATGCCTCCTGAGGCTTTTGACCCATCATATGAGCCTGTTCGTGCTTTTGACATATACAGGTAAACCTTCAAATTAATGCTTTTAAATAGGAATTCTGTTTGGATCAAAACTTTTTGAACATGTTATGAAaaattcttcctctctcttgaTCAGCTATGGTATCTTTCTCTGGTCTGTTCTTGCTGGAAAAGAGCCCTATACAAGTATGTCAGTTAATTTTACTGTCTTACCATTTTCCGCCTCTTTGTTGCATTTGCATGTTTTGATACATGTCTTCACTGTATCACACATACTACAGGTGCTGGTAGAGGTCATGTGGCACTGAAAATTCCTATGGGGGACAGACCGCCCTGTGAGGACATTGACCAGAGGAAAGCAGCAGGTTTAAAAGAGCTGGTTGACCTCATGAAAATCTGCTGGGATGAGAAGCCCTCTGAGAGGCCTGCCTTTAAAGGTATATATTTGTTATGGCACATGTTACTCCAGAATTTGCTACTGAAATCCCTGTTCATTCCTGCACATAATAATTCACACACGCTGTGTCTTCTAAAATGGAACTTGCCTTATATTTCAGAGTGCCTTGAAGTCACTGAGACTGTTTTCTCAAAGTACAAGAGCCAAATTCATGCTGCAGTCGCTCAAGTTTTGGAAAGACTAGTAAAACTTCTTAATTACCTTTCAGAAAATGAGATACAGTGCTTATTAATCATGAATGATGATTTATGGGAAATACTCCCATATATAatattttcctccctcttttagGACTCACCAACCAGTTACCAACATTCAAACACAAGTGTGCCGTCCAGTTTTTCTCCTCAAATGCCAGGTAGATTGTTAAATAGCTTCTGTAGGTTGAGTGAGTTGAAtcttataaattatttttttgtccataATGACACACTATGAAGAggtttatttctttctctcttttttttccagaagacTCAGAGTCACATGATACTGTAGATCATGTAagatttctaaaaacaaaaagatcttCCACACAGGTACAGTATGCCAAGTGCACTTTGATTGTTGCCTCACAGAAAggtgaaaagaaatgaagtAACTTTAAGCAGGTAGTCTCATTGAAATCGAGTagtaaacaagcaaaaacaagtAAGATTAAGATTCACGatcaaatttcatttcattttgcatGTGCTACCTCATTGCTATGATTGCACAGTATAGCCTAAAATAGCTTTTTACTTTTGCCAACAGgagtcagtcagtgtttctgctAAAACTATGAGTGATGCAGATAAAGGTGAGTGTTTTTGTCACTGAAGTGGTGCACTAAAATTTGGCATGGAAATAAAtcatgttgttttgcttttttgttaaC
The window above is part of the Toxotes jaculatrix isolate fToxJac2 chromosome 5, fToxJac2.pri, whole genome shotgun sequence genome. Proteins encoded here:
- the LOC121182108 gene encoding receptor-interacting serine/threonine-protein kinase 3-like isoform X4, which produces MALMSHKTERVGSESLEKWVSVGSGGFGHVYKARHKDWGFDVAIKILQDNVRCDSNEEVIHMDKASCEFVLRVYGIYEGIPPLKGFSMQKGIVMELMSRRSVQDLLQGLSGPPLWPLSFRLAHQVALGMNFLHSRNLIHHDLKPSNVLLNDDLNAKLADFGLSRVSTSVLKSEKKEMVGGTYKYMPPEAFDPSYEPVRAFDIYSYGIFLWSVLAGKEPYTSAGRGHVALKIPMGDRPPCEDIDQRKAAGLKELVDLMKICWDEKPSERPAFKECLEVTETVFSKYKSQIHAAVAQVLERLDSPTSYQHSNTSVPSSFSPQMPEDSESHDTVDHVRFLKTKRSSTQESVSVSAKTMSDADKAKFIDNNRTVLIREVCEVMAIVDELGGMVHSETYSVIEAKQTSEDKMRALFQRTLRSGGEKVKAAFYDILKTQQSTLMERLGG
- the LOC121182108 gene encoding receptor-interacting serine/threonine-protein kinase 3-like isoform X1, which codes for MQEMALMSHKTERVGSESLEKWVSVGSGGFGHVYKARHKDWGFDVAIKILQDNVRCDSNEEVIHMDKASCEFVLRVYGIYEGIPPLKGFSMQKGIVMELMSRRSVQDLLQGLSGPPLWPLSFRLAHQVALGMNFLHSRNLIHHDLKPSNVLLNDDLNAKLADFGLSRVSTSVLKSEKKEMVGGTYKYMPPEAFDPSYEPVRAFDIYSYGIFLWSVLAGKEPYTSAGRGHVALKIPMGDRPPCEDIDQRKAAGLKELVDLMKICWDEKPSERPAFKECLEVTETVFSKYKSQIHAAVAQVLERLDSPTSYQHSNTSVPSSFSPQMPEDSESHDTVDHVRFLKTKRSSTQESVSVSAKTMSDADKAKFIDNNRTVLIREVCEVMAIVDELGGMVHSETYSVIEAKQTSEDKMRALFQRTLRSGGEKVKAAFYDILKTQQSTLMERLGG
- the LOC121182108 gene encoding receptor-interacting serine/threonine-protein kinase 3-like isoform X3, whose protein sequence is MQEMALMSHKTERVGSESLEKWVSVGSGGFGHVYKARHKDWGFDVAIKILQDNVRCDSNEEVIHMDKASCEFVLRVYGIYEGIPPLKGFSMQKGIVMELMSRRSVQDLLQGLSGPPLWPLSFRLAHQVALGMNFLHSRNLIHHDLKPSNVLLNDDLNAKLADFGLSRVSTSVLKSEKKEMVGGTYKYMPPEAFDPSYEPVRAFDIYSYGIFLWSVLAGKEPYTSAGRGHVALKIPMGDRPPCEDIDQRKAAGLKELVDLMKICWDEKPSERPAFKECLEVTETVFSKYKSQIHAAVAQVLERLDSPTSYQHSNTSVPSSFSPQMPDSESHDTVDHVRFLKTKRSSTQESVSVSAKTMSDADKAKFIDNNRTVLIREVCEVMAIVDELGGMVHSETYSVIEAKQTSEDKMRALFQRTLRSGGEKVKAAFYDILKTQQSTLMERLGG
- the LOC121182108 gene encoding receptor-interacting serine/threonine-protein kinase 3-like isoform X2 → MEMALMSHKTERVGSESLEKWVSVGSGGFGHVYKARHKDWGFDVAIKILQDNVRCDSNEEVIHMDKASCEFVLRVYGIYEGIPPLKGFSMQKGIVMELMSRRSVQDLLQGLSGPPLWPLSFRLAHQVALGMNFLHSRNLIHHDLKPSNVLLNDDLNAKLADFGLSRVSTSVLKSEKKEMVGGTYKYMPPEAFDPSYEPVRAFDIYSYGIFLWSVLAGKEPYTSAGRGHVALKIPMGDRPPCEDIDQRKAAGLKELVDLMKICWDEKPSERPAFKECLEVTETVFSKYKSQIHAAVAQVLERLDSPTSYQHSNTSVPSSFSPQMPEDSESHDTVDHVRFLKTKRSSTQESVSVSAKTMSDADKAKFIDNNRTVLIREVCEVMAIVDELGGMVHSETYSVIEAKQTSEDKMRALFQRTLRSGGEKVKAAFYDILKTQQSTLMERLGG